The DNA region gtatgcgttatATTCCTGGCGGATACACCCTTAGATTGTGCCACATATAGTAGAACGCCACTGCATTCCAGTTGGCTGCTGTTTTGCATTTGATGAAAGTCGGTAACGTGGCCTGCTGATCTCTGGACCCGTGTAAGCCATCTGAGGTCTCTTGACGTCGTTGTCATTCTGCCAAGCTGCACATTGTAGATAGCTGATGTCGTCCCTGGATATTCGTGAAGATGACACGCATAATATTCGCATTACAAGGCGCCATAGTAGCTGGAATATATGCTCATATCGGTATAACGATACgcctttaaatatttgccatacATATGTGCACTATGCATGTTTAGTTATTGGCAAAACACTTACATGGTAATACACAATTCACTATGATAGAGCATTTGAATTTAGACATTTAGTTATTACACGACTCACAAAACCCTAATTTTAAAACGCGCTCTTGCTGCTGCCCGGACAATCATCCAACCAAGTGGGCAGATGGACACTCACGCCGCTAATTGAAGAGCATTCGCTGCCCTGGGAAAGTCCACTATTCGAAAGGCCGTCGCTAAAGGGCTCCTCCACTCTGGGTTTCTTCCTGGCAACGAATACGTTGTTTTCCGACCTGGAAATGGAGGGAGTGCCGCTTCTAGATGTAACATCTTGGTCCTGATCCTGGTCGTCCTGATCCTCCGCCAGCTGGCGGCTTAGCGGTGACTTCACTCCCATACGAGCGTTGCCAAGATGCAGGCCAGATTTCTCCTCCTCAAAGGACATCAGTTCACCAAACCGCAGGGCATTCAGGTTGTCAACGTCCAGAAGGATTTCCTCCATGTACATGAACATCAGACTGCGATGGATCTTCGACCACGAGGACAGGGCGGCCAGACTCCACAGTTGGCTGGAGTGGCGGGCAAATGTGCCGATGTTGGTGGCCGCCATGTGACCCACGCAATTGATCAGCATATACGACTTCCTGTACTCGGCAATGGTGTCCTCGTTCAGCATTTTCTGTGGTGAGAAAGGCGCCTCGTAGCACAACTGTGCGAATCCCAGAATGAATGGCACAAACTGAAATTTATCCAGCGAGTATCCGCCATGCCAGTTGGACGAGTTCACCGAATAGGTCACCTGGAGACGGCGCACGAACTGCAGATAGCGATCGAAGAGAACCAGAGCCGAGGCTGCCAGGTCTTCCTCCAGATTGAGGATCTCCGCCTTGAAAAGGGCGCACACGAAGAACAGGAAGCTCAGCTCGTGCCCGGTTCCGTACTCGATTTTTGTTGAGCTGCCAAAGGAGCCCGATAGATACACTCCAAGCTCGTTCACGTGCCTGCACTTGCTGCTGGGCACCGCCATCTCCACCAGCTGGTATATGTCCCTTAGCATGCTGTGCGCCCAGCGTCTGTAGCCCTTGTTTCCTGGATCCAAGTTAGCACCTGGAGCGACAGGCGCCGGAGGATTGGCCACAATCATGGCGTCCAGCTTGTCGAATATGGCAGTCAGTCGCCTGATGTTCTGGCTAATCGGAAACCAGTCCGTGTTCCGGATACCCTGTATCTCGGTGCTCACATTGTTCAAGTATGTGATCAGTGTGAAGTACGCACTTGAGGCTAGCCAGGCTTCCATGTCCGAGGTCGACTGCACCCGGCACACAGGTCCCAAGTTGCTTCTCCGAAAGAAGGCGGCCACCC from Drosophila santomea strain STO CAGO 1482 chromosome 3R, Prin_Dsan_1.1, whole genome shotgun sequence includes:
- the LOC120454669 gene encoding serine/threonine-protein phosphatase 2A activator, with protein sequence MEQQSEVNPKRVAAFFRRSNLGPVCRVQSTSDMEAWLASSAYFTLITYLNNVSTEIQGIRNTDWFPISQNIRRLTAIFDKLDAMIVANPPAPVAPGANLDPGNKGYRRWAHSMLRDIYQLVEMAVPSSKCRHVNELGVYLSGSFGSSTKIEYGTGHELSFLFFVCALFKAEILNLEEDLAASALVLFDRYLQFVRRLQVTYSVNSSNWHGGYSLDKFQFVPFILGFAQLCYEAPFSPQKMLNEDTIAEYRKSYMLINCVGHMAATNIGTFARHSSQLWSLAALSSWSKIHRSLMFMYMEEILLDVDNLNALRFGELMSFEEEKSGLHLGNARMGVKSPLSRQLAEDQDDQDQDQDVTSRSGTPSISRSENNVFVARKKPRVEEPFSDGLSNSGLSQGSECSSISGVSVHLPTWLDDCPGSSKSAF